The following are encoded together in the Oryzias melastigma strain HK-1 linkage group LG17, ASM292280v2, whole genome shotgun sequence genome:
- the fam78ba gene encoding protein FAM78B: MSRYHCPPPSLLSLIVLVVCRMGCIQSIACKPRIRRENIVVYEVSASIDQCPTIIEENSPIVLRYKTPYFRASAGVVMPPVPRNETWVVGWIQACTQMEFYNTYGDIGMSSWELPELREGRVKAISDSDGVSYPWYGNTTETVTLTGPTSKPSRLTVSMNDNFYPSVTWAVPISNSNTPMLTHITRDQSFITWLVAMNSVTKERIVLQTVRWRMRVDIAVEPDMPLGSRASLVGRPYQEQPHILNYQEPIPPNALGRPNANDAQVLMWRPRRGAPLVVIPPK, translated from the exons ATGAGCAGATACcactgcccccctccctccttgcTTTCGCTCATCGTGCTCGTGGTCTGCAGAATGGGCTGTATTCAGAGCATTGCCTGCAAGCCGCGTATCAGGCGGGAGAACATTGTGGTGTATGAGGTCTCGGCCTCCATAGACCAGTGCCCCACCATCATTGAAGAGAACTCTCCAATCGTGCTGCGTTACAAAACGCCCTACTTCAGGGCCTCAGCAGGAGTGGTGATGCCCCCGGTGCCCCGCAATGAAACCTGGGTGGTGGGATGGATCCAGGCTTGCACACAGATGGAGTTTTATAACACCTATGGTGATATTGGCAT GTCAAGCTGGGAACTTCCAGAGCTGCGAGAGGGTCGGGTCAAGGCCATCAGCGACTCCGATGGCGTCAGCTACCCCTGGTACGGGAACACAACAGAGACGGTCACTCTGACCGGCCCCACGTCCAAACCGTCCCGGCTGACCGTCAGCATGAACGACAACTTCTACCCCAGCGTGACCTGGGCGGTTCCCATCAGCAACAGCAACACCCCCATGCTGACCCACATCACCAGGGACCAGAGTTTCATCACCTGGCTGGTGGCCATGAACTCTGTCACCAAG gagcgcATTGTGCTGCAGACGGTACGGTGGCGCATGCGGGTGGACATCGCCGTGGAGCCGGACATGCCTCTGGGCTCCCGAGCGTCGTTGGTCGGTCGTCCCTACCAGGAGCAGCCGCACATCCTCAACTACCAAGAGCCCATCCCGCCAAACGCTCTGGGGAGACCCAACGCCAACGATGCCCAAGTATTGATGTGGAGGCCTCGGAGAGGAGCGCCGCTGGTGGTCATACCGCCAAAATGA
- the cmpk gene encoding UMP-CMP kinase: MFGRWVADVSRKVPSLLKRVSLEMKPQVVFVLGGPGAGKGTQCSRIVENYSYTHLSAGDLLREERAREGSEFGQLIDNHIKEGQIVPVQITINLLKKAMEDTMQKDETKFRFLIDGFPRNEDNLQGWNTVMDGKADVKFVLFFDCDNKVCIQRCLERGKSSGRTDDNRESLEKRIQTYLQSTRPIIQLYEKLGKVRTVDASRSVDEVFAEVKAILDKEG, from the exons ATGTTCGGCCGCTGGGTCGCTGACGTGTCGCGGAAGGTACCGAGCTTGTTGAAGCGGGTCTCGCTGGAGATGAAGCCGCAGGTCGTGTTCGTGTTGGGCGGGCCCGGTGCCGGGAAAGGGACCCAGTGCTCCAGGATCGTGGAG AACTACAGCTACACTCACCTGTCAGCCGGGGACTTGCTGAGGGAAGAGCGGGCCAGAGAGGGCTCCGAGTTCGGACAGCTCATCGACAACCACATCAAGGAAGGCCAAATCGTTCCGGTGCAGATCACCATCAACTTACTTAAAAAG GCCATGGAAGACACTATGCAGAAGGACGAGACAAAATTCCGTTTCCTGATTGACGGTTTTCCCCGGAACGAGGACAACCTCCAGGGCTGGAACACCGTCATGGACGGAAAAGCGGACGTCAAGTTTGTGCTCTTCTTTGACTGCGACAATAAG GTCTGCATCCAAAGGTGTCTAGAGAGAGGGAAGAGCAGCGGGCGCACCGACGACAACAGGGAGAGTCTGGAGAAGAG AATCCAAACCTACCTTCAGTCCACGCGACCAATTATCCAGCTGTATGAGAAGCTCGGCAAGGTGCGGACGGTGGACGCGTCTCGTTCTGTGGACGAG GTGTTTGCTGAAGTCAAGGCCATCTTGGACAAAGAGGGTTGA